A part of Vicinamibacterales bacterium genomic DNA contains:
- a CDS encoding acetyl-CoA C-acyltransferase, whose protein sequence is MTQDVFIFGGARTPMTQHVGALKDVSAIELGAIAVRGALARTAADAAWIDHVVMGNVQQSSTDAHYGARHVGLRAGLPIEVPALTVNRLCGSGIQAVISGAQLVQLDEARMVVAGGMESMSQVPHVIRGLRSGLRLGQGKLEDWLWEGLNDPYAGCSMAITAENCAAKYGITREQADQYALRSQQRAHQGWTSGALAEEVVPVEVKTRKGTTRIEKDDHLRPETTLEGLAALPTVFKKDGVVTAGNASGIVDGAAALVIGSEAAARERALAPLARIVSWATVGVDPTLMGMGPAPAIRAALDRAGLTLDALDLIEINEAFAPQYLACEKELGFDPDRANVNGGAIALGHPLGASGARLLLTLALELRRRKKTYGVASACIGGGQGIAMILESVGA, encoded by the coding sequence ATGACACAGGACGTCTTCATCTTCGGCGGTGCGCGCACGCCCATGACCCAGCACGTGGGCGCGCTCAAGGACGTTTCGGCGATCGAGCTCGGCGCCATCGCCGTGCGGGGGGCCCTGGCGCGAACCGCCGCCGACGCGGCGTGGATCGACCACGTCGTGATGGGCAACGTGCAGCAGAGCAGCACCGACGCCCACTACGGCGCCCGCCACGTCGGACTGCGCGCGGGACTGCCGATCGAGGTGCCGGCGCTCACCGTCAACCGTCTGTGCGGATCGGGCATCCAGGCCGTCATCAGCGGCGCCCAGCTGGTGCAGCTGGACGAGGCGCGGATGGTCGTGGCCGGCGGCATGGAGAGCATGAGCCAGGTGCCCCACGTGATTCGCGGGCTGCGGTCCGGCCTCCGCCTTGGCCAGGGCAAGCTCGAAGACTGGTTGTGGGAAGGTCTCAACGACCCCTATGCCGGCTGCTCGATGGCCATCACCGCCGAGAACTGCGCGGCGAAGTACGGCATCACGCGCGAGCAGGCGGACCAGTACGCCCTGAGGAGCCAGCAGCGCGCGCATCAGGGGTGGACGTCCGGCGCCCTGGCGGAAGAGGTCGTGCCGGTCGAGGTGAAGACGCGCAAGGGCACGACGCGCATCGAGAAGGACGATCACCTGCGTCCCGAGACCACGCTCGAGGGCCTGGCCGCGCTGCCCACGGTGTTCAAGAAGGACGGCGTCGTCACGGCCGGCAACGCCTCGGGAATCGTCGACGGCGCCGCCGCGCTCGTCATCGGTTCGGAGGCCGCCGCCAGAGAGCGGGCCCTCGCGCCGCTGGCCCGCATCGTGTCGTGGGCGACGGTCGGCGTCGACCCGACGCTGATGGGCATGGGCCCTGCGCCGGCCATCCGCGCCGCCCTGGACCGCGCGGGCCTGACGCTGGACGCCCTGGACCTCATCGAGATCAACGAGGCGTTCGCGCCGCAATACCTGGCGTGCGAGAAGGAACTCGGATTCGACCCCGACCGCGCCAACGTGAACGGGGGCGCCATCGCACTCGGCCATCCGCTGGGCGCGAGCGGCGCGCGGCTGCTCCTGACGCTGGCGCTCGAGCTGCGCCGGCGGAAGAAGACCTACGGCGTGGCCTCCGCCTGCATCGGCGGCGGGCAGGGCATCGCGATGATTCTGGAGTCGGTCGGCGCCTGA
- a CDS encoding ABC transporter ATP-binding protein, with product MEPAAAAAPAPIVRAEHLSKWYGQVSGLNDVTVSIPPGVTGLLGPNGAGKSTFMKLMTGQLKPSQGTIQVLGRSLWDEPHAFSQVGFCPEQDAFYDRMTGLEWVTALVRLNGLSDAEAAAAARRAIDFVDLTDAADKKIGAYSKGMRQRIKLAQALVHDPEILILDEPLSGMDPLQRRKTIRLVKDWARRGRHVIVSSHILHEIEAMTSNILLITNGRILAEGNVHQIRELIDTHPHTVHIRAESPRTLAARLIGDDGVAKMTFEPGALVVETRQPDVFYQRITELAASGEAGAIAEVTSPDDNLQAVFTYLVRQ from the coding sequence ATGGAGCCCGCAGCCGCTGCCGCTCCGGCGCCGATCGTGCGCGCCGAGCACCTGTCGAAATGGTATGGACAGGTGAGCGGCCTGAACGACGTCACCGTGTCGATCCCGCCTGGCGTGACCGGGCTGCTCGGTCCGAACGGCGCCGGCAAGTCCACGTTCATGAAGCTCATGACGGGGCAGCTCAAGCCGAGCCAGGGAACCATCCAGGTCCTGGGCCGCTCCCTGTGGGACGAGCCCCATGCCTTTTCGCAGGTCGGGTTCTGCCCGGAGCAGGACGCCTTCTACGACCGGATGACCGGTCTCGAATGGGTGACCGCGCTGGTCCGCTTGAACGGGCTGTCCGACGCCGAGGCGGCCGCCGCCGCCCGACGTGCCATCGACTTCGTGGACCTGACCGACGCGGCCGACAAGAAGATCGGCGCCTACAGCAAGGGCATGCGGCAGCGCATCAAGCTCGCGCAGGCGCTGGTGCACGATCCCGAGATCCTGATTCTCGACGAACCGCTGAGCGGCATGGATCCGCTGCAGCGGCGCAAGACGATCCGGCTCGTGAAGGACTGGGCGCGGCGAGGCCGGCACGTCATCGTCTCGAGCCACATCCTCCACGAGATCGAGGCGATGACCTCGAACATCCTGCTCATCACGAACGGACGCATCCTGGCCGAGGGCAACGTCCACCAGATCCGCGAGCTGATCGACACGCATCCCCACACCGTGCACATCCGCGCCGAGTCGCCGCGGACCCTCGCGGCGAGGCTCATCGGCGACGACGGCGTGGCGAAGATGACCTTCGAACCAGGGGCGCTCGTCGTCGAGACGCGGCAGCCGGACGTCTTCTACCAGCGGATCACGGAGCTGGCGGCCTCGGGCGAGGCCGGCGCCATCGCCGAGGTGACCTCCCCGGACGACAACCTGCAGGCGGTCTTCACCTACCTGGTGCGGCAGTGA
- a CDS encoding isocitrate/isopropylmalate family dehydrogenase, with the protein MRIAVIPGDGIGKDVTPEAAKVLRAVSQASGRALELVELPWSADHYLATGETMPADGYRMLRDDFAAILVGALGDPRVPDNRHARDILLGTRFELDLYVNYRPVRLLHDRLSPLVGRGRRDIDFVVFRENTEGVYVGVGGRFKAGTEDEIAIQEEVNSWKGVHRIQRHAFEYAAARGLRLCMADKSNAMPQGHALWQRVFKELKAEFPQVAATHLYVDALAMFLVKDPAQFQVIVTNNLFGDIVTDIGGALQGGLGMAASGNIHPGRTSLFEPVHGSAPPLAGRNVANPMGAILSAALMLETLGWTAEAAAVEAAVEAAVAAGSTTSDVGGTLGTREAGDAVVQALTRVG; encoded by the coding sequence ATGCGGATAGCGGTCATCCCGGGCGACGGGATCGGGAAGGACGTCACGCCCGAAGCGGCGAAGGTGCTGCGCGCGGTGTCCCAGGCATCCGGTCGCGCCCTGGAGCTCGTCGAACTGCCATGGAGCGCCGACCACTACCTGGCCACGGGCGAGACCATGCCCGCCGACGGGTACCGGATGCTGCGGGACGACTTCGCCGCCATCCTCGTCGGGGCGCTGGGCGATCCGCGGGTGCCCGACAACAGGCACGCCCGCGACATCCTGCTCGGCACGCGGTTCGAGCTGGACCTGTACGTGAACTACCGCCCCGTCCGGCTGCTGCACGACCGGCTGTCGCCGCTCGTGGGCCGGGGCCGTCGGGATATCGACTTCGTCGTGTTCCGCGAGAACACGGAGGGCGTCTACGTCGGCGTCGGCGGCCGGTTCAAGGCCGGCACCGAGGACGAGATCGCCATCCAGGAAGAGGTCAACAGCTGGAAGGGCGTCCACCGCATCCAGCGCCACGCCTTCGAGTACGCCGCGGCGCGCGGCCTCCGGCTCTGCATGGCGGACAAGAGCAACGCCATGCCGCAGGGGCACGCGCTCTGGCAGCGCGTCTTCAAGGAGCTCAAGGCCGAGTTCCCCCAGGTGGCGGCGACGCACCTGTACGTGGACGCGCTGGCGATGTTCCTGGTGAAGGACCCGGCGCAGTTCCAGGTGATCGTCACGAACAACCTGTTCGGGGACATCGTGACCGACATCGGCGGCGCGCTCCAGGGCGGCCTCGGCATGGCCGCCTCCGGCAATATCCACCCGGGCCGCACCTCCTTGTTCGAGCCGGTGCACGGTTCGGCGCCCCCGCTGGCCGGCCGGAACGTCGCCAACCCCATGGGCGCGATCCTCTCGGCCGCGCTGATGCTCGAGACCCTGGGGTGGACGGCCGAGGCTGCGGCCGTCGAGGCCGCGGTCGAGGCGGCCGTCGCGGCTGGTTCGACCACGTCCGACGTGGGCGGCACGCTCGGCACTCGAGAAGCCGGCGATGCCGTCGTCCAGGCACTGACACGCGTAGGGTAG
- a CDS encoding cytidine deaminase: MDAAREARGRARAPYSGFRVGAALECADGTVVTGCNIENASYGLTLCAERVALVKALSEGHEAFRRLAVVADTDAPTPPCGPCRQLVWEYAGDIEVVLANLERETARYRLADLLPVPFDSRSLGGSGAGRGA, encoded by the coding sequence GTGGACGCGGCGCGCGAGGCGCGCGGCCGGGCGCGGGCCCCGTACTCGGGCTTCAGGGTCGGCGCCGCACTCGAATGCGCCGACGGCACGGTCGTGACCGGCTGCAACATCGAGAACGCCAGCTATGGCCTGACGCTGTGCGCGGAGCGGGTGGCGCTCGTCAAGGCGCTGTCGGAGGGGCACGAGGCCTTCAGGCGCCTGGCGGTGGTGGCCGACACCGACGCGCCGACGCCCCCGTGCGGCCCCTGCCGGCAGCTGGTCTGGGAGTACGCCGGCGACATCGAGGTCGTCCTCGCGAATCTCGAGCGCGAGACCGCCAGGTACCGCCTCGCGGACCTCCTGCCCGTGCCCTTCGACAGCCGCTCCCTGGGCGGATCTGGCGCCGGCCGCGGCGCCTGA
- a CDS encoding HDIG domain-containing protein, translating into MGLDRAAAWGLLTEWTASESLRKHALAVEAAVRGYARLAGADEDDWGVVALLHDFDYERYPTLGEHPNKGCEHLRSLGYPDWVMRAIQSHAWEITGVEPESPLERALVACDEMAGFVTAAALVRPSKSVLDLEASSVVKRMKDKAFARAVPREHLKRGAELMGLPLDVHVTNVITFMRAEADALGLRGTL; encoded by the coding sequence ATGGGACTGGACCGCGCCGCCGCGTGGGGGCTGCTCACCGAATGGACCGCCAGCGAGAGCCTGCGCAAGCATGCGCTCGCCGTCGAGGCCGCCGTGCGCGGCTATGCGAGGCTCGCCGGCGCGGACGAAGACGACTGGGGCGTCGTCGCCCTGCTGCACGACTTCGACTACGAGCGGTATCCCACCCTGGGCGAACATCCGAACAAGGGCTGCGAGCACCTCCGATCGCTCGGGTATCCCGACTGGGTGATGCGCGCCATCCAATCGCACGCCTGGGAGATCACGGGCGTCGAGCCCGAGTCGCCGCTGGAGCGGGCGCTCGTGGCCTGCGACGAGATGGCCGGCTTCGTCACGGCCGCGGCGCTCGTGCGCCCGAGCAAGAGCGTGCTCGACCTGGAGGCCTCCTCCGTGGTCAAGCGGATGAAGGACAAGGCCTTCGCCCGCGCCGTCCCTCGGGAGCACCTGAAGCGCGGGGCCGAGCTGATGGGCCTGCCCCTCGACGTCCACGTGACCAACGTGATCACCTTCATGCGTGCCGAGGCGGACGCCCTCGGCCTGCGAGGCACGCTGTAG
- a CDS encoding ABC transporter ATP-binding protein — translation MTGPATPADGAAAQDAAGVVSLRGVSVTYGRQAALRDVTAEFPGGAVGLLGPNGAGKSTMLKALLGFVIPTHGQMRVLGLDVATSALEIRAKLGYMPESDAHIPGMSAVAFVAYCGQLAGLPPADAMQRAHEVLYYVGLGEARYRHVETYSTGMKQRIKLAQALVHDPDLLFLDEPTNGMDPKGRDEMLELIRDLARNKGVNLIVSSHLLPDIEFTCDHVVVMDKGAVATAGALDAVRGPKGRVFEVRVKEDTERLVAVLTGAGFECHGTDEDVMRVFVPGEAAADQIFRLAAANGLQVRHLRQSVPTLEDAFARAVGAD, via the coding sequence ATGACCGGGCCCGCCACCCCCGCCGACGGCGCCGCCGCGCAGGACGCCGCTGGCGTCGTCTCCCTGCGTGGCGTGAGCGTCACCTACGGCCGGCAGGCCGCCCTCCGGGACGTCACGGCCGAGTTCCCGGGTGGCGCGGTCGGGCTCCTCGGGCCGAACGGCGCCGGCAAGAGCACGATGCTGAAGGCCCTGCTCGGCTTCGTGATTCCGACCCACGGGCAGATGCGCGTCCTCGGGCTCGATGTCGCCACCTCCGCCCTCGAGATCCGGGCCAAGCTGGGCTACATGCCGGAGAGCGACGCCCACATTCCGGGGATGTCCGCCGTGGCGTTCGTGGCCTACTGCGGCCAGCTGGCCGGCCTCCCTCCCGCCGACGCGATGCAGCGGGCGCACGAGGTGCTGTACTACGTCGGGCTCGGCGAGGCACGTTATCGCCACGTGGAGACCTACTCCACGGGCATGAAGCAGCGCATCAAACTGGCCCAGGCGCTCGTACACGATCCGGATCTGCTGTTCCTCGACGAGCCCACCAACGGCATGGACCCCAAGGGCCGCGACGAGATGCTGGAGCTCATCCGGGACCTGGCACGCAACAAAGGCGTCAACCTCATCGTGTCGTCGCACCTCCTGCCGGACATCGAGTTCACGTGCGACCACGTCGTCGTCATGGACAAGGGGGCCGTCGCCACCGCCGGCGCCCTCGACGCCGTCCGGGGGCCGAAGGGGAGGGTCTTCGAGGTGCGCGTCAAGGAGGACACCGAGCGCCTCGTGGCCGTGCTGACCGGCGCAGGGTTCGAGTGCCACGGGACCGACGAGGACGTGATGCGCGTCTTCGTCCCCGGCGAAGCCGCCGCCGACCAGATCTTCCGGCTCGCGGCCGCCAACGGACTGCAGGTCCGGCACCTGCGCCAGAGCGTCCCCACGCTCGAGGACGCGTTCGCGCGTGCGGTGGGAGCGGACTGA
- a CDS encoding acetyl-CoA C-acyltransferase produces MPARDVVILGAARTPIGRYGGAFKDVHPAELGATAVRAALGRAGVEAAAVAEVVFGHARQAGSGPNPARQVAAKAGLSVEVPAETVNKACASGMQALASAAQRIQLGEADVVVAGGVESMSRMPYLVDAIDARWGHKMGHFSFVDAMYRDGFACPLSGLIMGETAEVLARQYGITRDESDRFALASQQKAERAIAAGRFTEEIAPVTVTGRGQAVTISADEHPRPGSTLESLARLPLTFPKVDGYEGIITAGSASGITDGAAALVLAAAEWAEAHGLTPLARIRGWASAGVDPRLMGIGPVPALRKLETRTGLRAGEVDLVELNEAFAAQVLAVLRDVPIPDDRLNVNGGAIALGHPIGCTGARIVVTLLHEMRRRGAGTGIATLCVSGGMGMAMGLEAAA; encoded by the coding sequence ATGCCCGCACGAGACGTCGTCATCCTCGGCGCCGCCAGGACTCCGATCGGCCGCTACGGCGGCGCCTTCAAGGACGTGCACCCCGCTGAGTTGGGCGCCACGGCGGTCCGGGCAGCGCTCGGCCGGGCGGGCGTCGAGGCTGCGGCTGTGGCCGAGGTGGTGTTCGGCCATGCCCGACAGGCGGGATCGGGCCCCAACCCCGCGCGTCAAGTGGCCGCCAAGGCCGGCCTGTCCGTGGAGGTGCCGGCCGAGACCGTGAACAAGGCCTGCGCGTCGGGCATGCAGGCGCTCGCGTCGGCCGCGCAGCGCATCCAGCTCGGCGAGGCCGATGTGGTCGTGGCGGGCGGCGTCGAGTCCATGAGCCGCATGCCGTACCTGGTGGACGCCATCGACGCTCGGTGGGGCCACAAGATGGGCCACTTCTCATTCGTCGACGCGATGTACCGCGACGGATTCGCCTGCCCGCTGTCGGGCCTCATCATGGGCGAAACCGCGGAAGTGCTCGCCCGCCAGTACGGCATCACCCGCGACGAGAGCGACCGTTTCGCGCTCGCCAGTCAGCAGAAGGCCGAACGGGCCATCGCCGCCGGCCGTTTCACCGAGGAAATTGCGCCCGTCACGGTGACCGGCCGGGGCCAGGCCGTCACGATCTCGGCGGATGAGCACCCGCGGCCCGGCTCGACCCTGGAGAGCCTGGCGAGGCTGCCGCTGACGTTCCCGAAGGTCGACGGATACGAGGGCATCATCACGGCGGGCTCCGCGTCGGGCATCACCGACGGCGCCGCCGCGCTGGTGCTCGCCGCCGCCGAGTGGGCCGAGGCGCACGGCCTGACGCCGCTCGCCCGTATCCGCGGCTGGGCGAGCGCGGGCGTGGATCCGCGCCTCATGGGCATCGGTCCGGTCCCGGCGCTGCGGAAGCTCGAGACCCGCACGGGGCTTCGAGCGGGCGAGGTGGACCTGGTGGAGTTGAACGAGGCGTTCGCCGCGCAGGTGCTGGCGGTGCTTCGGGACGTGCCGATTCCGGACGACCGGTTGAACGTGAACGGTGGGGCGATTGCGCTTGGGCATCCCATCGGCTGCACCGGCGCCCGCATCGTCGTCACGCTGCTGCACGAGATGCGGCGGCGCGGCGCGGGCACCGGCATCGCGACGCTGTGCGTCAGCGGCGGCATGGGCATGGCGATGGGCCTCGAGGCCGCGGCCTGA
- a CDS encoding PilZ domain-containing protein, with protein MQDDRKRAHERLDLRDPASGEVKVYHSMAIRQLSGGGALIEIAVPLQLNSLHDFRLTLADRSIVVKGRVVHSHISTVGTSGVSYHTGVEFVELSDAVTTALASFIATLKQQRG; from the coding sequence ATGCAGGACGACAGAAAACGCGCCCATGAGCGCCTCGACCTTCGTGACCCTGCGTCCGGCGAGGTGAAGGTCTATCACTCGATGGCCATCCGCCAGTTGAGCGGCGGGGGCGCGCTCATCGAGATCGCCGTGCCTCTCCAGCTCAACTCCCTGCACGACTTCAGGCTCACCCTGGCCGACCGCTCGATCGTGGTCAAGGGCCGCGTGGTGCACTCGCACATCAGCACGGTCGGCACGTCCGGGGTGTCGTACCACACGGGCGTCGAGTTCGTGGAGCTGTCCGACGCCGTCACCACGGCGCTGGCGTCGTTCATCGCGACGCTGAAGCAGCAGCGCGGCTGA
- the mtnA gene encoding S-methyl-5-thioribose-1-phosphate isomerase — protein sequence MLPTIAWDGDEIVMIDQRKLPGREVYVRCKSGADVARAITTMVIRGAPAIGVAAAMGLALGATRTKATGTRQFAVDFQRLADTLAATRPTAVNLFWAIERMKQSLAAGVSAGEGVPELTARLRREADRIHDDDVESCRAIGRHGADLVPDGARVLTHCNAGALATAGYGTALGVIRGAVEAGRTVSVLADETRPFLQGARLTAWELVHDGIATTVITDNMAAAMMAGGAVDLVVVGADRIAANGDTANKIGTYGLAVLAHAHGLPFYVAAPWSTIDLGTPTGAGIPIEERSAREVTHMAGTQVTPDGAGVRNPAFDVTPARYVTAIVTERGVLRPPFQASLAASC from the coding sequence ATGCTTCCGACCATCGCCTGGGACGGCGACGAGATCGTGATGATCGACCAGCGCAAGCTGCCTGGGCGCGAGGTCTACGTGCGGTGCAAGAGCGGGGCGGACGTCGCCCGCGCCATCACCACGATGGTGATTCGCGGGGCGCCCGCGATCGGCGTGGCGGCGGCCATGGGGCTGGCGCTCGGAGCCACACGGACCAAGGCGACGGGCACGCGGCAGTTCGCGGTCGACTTCCAGCGCCTGGCCGACACGCTCGCTGCCACTCGGCCGACCGCCGTCAACCTGTTCTGGGCCATCGAGCGCATGAAGCAGTCGCTGGCGGCCGGCGTGAGCGCGGGGGAGGGGGTGCCCGAGCTGACCGCCCGCCTCCGGCGGGAGGCCGATCGGATCCACGACGACGACGTCGAGAGCTGCAGGGCCATCGGCCGGCACGGCGCGGACCTGGTCCCGGACGGCGCCAGGGTCCTCACCCACTGCAACGCCGGCGCGCTGGCGACCGCGGGATACGGCACCGCCCTCGGGGTGATCCGCGGGGCCGTCGAGGCCGGGCGGACGGTGTCGGTGCTGGCCGACGAGACCCGCCCCTTCCTCCAGGGTGCCCGGCTCACCGCCTGGGAGCTGGTCCACGACGGGATCGCCACCACGGTCATCACCGACAACATGGCCGCCGCGATGATGGCGGGTGGTGCCGTGGACCTGGTGGTGGTGGGCGCCGATCGCATCGCCGCCAACGGCGACACGGCCAACAAAATCGGCACGTACGGGCTGGCCGTCCTGGCCCACGCGCACGGTCTGCCCTTCTACGTCGCCGCGCCCTGGTCCACCATCGATCTCGGCACGCCCACGGGCGCTGGCATTCCGATCGAGGAGCGTTCCGCCCGCGAGGTCACCCACATGGCCGGCACGCAGGTGACGCCGGACGGGGCCGGCGTGCGGAACCCGGCGTTCGACGTGACGCCCGCGCGCTATGTGACGGCCATCGTGACCGAGCGCGGCGTGCTCCGGCCGCCGTTCCAGGCGAGTCTCGCCGCGTCATGCTGA
- a CDS encoding ABC transporter permease, with product MSDTPVRPVPLSTTAAARRVFDLSFGEMLWSRRTIFMALVVGGPVVLGLIFRIFESLGVPALRVNGTRVMGASAFGGMVWVLYVRFIVPVLGLFYGTALMADEVEDRTITYLFTRPIPRGAVLLGKYLAYLACTSLVVLPSVMLTYFLLVPLGQVAASFRSLVLDLGILAVGLATYGAVFALVGARFKRPLVSGLLFAFGWEQFALALPGYLRQFTVAYHLQALVPHAMPADSALQAIQGFFRQTTSPLNALAWLALLLVGALWLAMRTVSRREYVLEQ from the coding sequence GTGAGCGACACACCGGTCCGCCCAGTTCCTCTGTCGACGACCGCCGCGGCGCGCCGCGTCTTCGACCTGTCGTTCGGCGAGATGCTGTGGTCGAGACGGACGATCTTCATGGCGCTCGTGGTCGGAGGGCCCGTCGTCCTGGGGCTGATCTTCCGCATCTTCGAATCCCTCGGCGTGCCGGCCCTGCGGGTGAACGGCACCCGGGTGATGGGCGCCAGCGCGTTCGGCGGGATGGTGTGGGTGCTGTACGTCCGTTTCATCGTGCCGGTGCTCGGATTGTTCTATGGCACCGCCCTGATGGCCGACGAGGTCGAGGACCGGACGATCACCTACCTCTTCACCCGGCCGATCCCTCGAGGCGCGGTCCTCCTCGGCAAATACCTGGCCTACCTGGCCTGCACGTCGCTCGTCGTGCTGCCTTCGGTGATGCTCACCTACTTCCTGCTCGTCCCCCTTGGTCAGGTGGCGGCGAGCTTTCGGTCGCTGGTCCTGGACCTGGGGATCCTGGCGGTCGGCCTGGCCACCTACGGGGCCGTGTTCGCCCTGGTCGGGGCGCGGTTCAAGAGGCCCCTCGTGTCCGGGCTCCTCTTCGCCTTCGGGTGGGAACAGTTCGCCCTGGCCCTGCCCGGCTACCTGCGGCAGTTCACGGTGGCCTACCACCTCCAGGCCCTGGTCCCCCATGCGATGCCGGCCGACTCCGCGCTCCAGGCCATCCAGGGCTTCTTCCGGCAGACGACATCGCCCCTGAACGCCCTGGCCTGGCTGGCGCTCCTGCTGGTCGGCGCCCTCTGGCTGGCGATGCGCACCGTGTCACGGCGGGAGTATGTGCTGGAGCAGTAG
- the tsaD gene encoding tRNA (adenosine(37)-N6)-threonylcarbamoyltransferase complex transferase subunit TsaD, with product MLGIETSCDETAAAVVSGDPAGGDWQIHSNVVASQVAIHREWGGVVPELASRQHVRDVRPVVERALADAGVDWADLGAMAVTIGPGLVGSLLVGVSFAKAAAWARGLPLVGVNHIAGHVESLWLAHGTLPVPAVVLVVSGGHTSLYHVPDAGTYRLLGRTRDDAAGEAYDKVAKLLGLGYPGGPVIDRLAATGRDDAVELPFTRLTHPDRNAPERDAALDFSFSGVKTAVLRHVRARQAALGCGTLPDAEVADICASFQRVVVRTLVARTFDAARAVGARAVGFAGGVSANHRLRADAETRGGARDLPVFVPPLTLATDNAAMIAAAGLRRFHAGDRATDRLNAVPALVLG from the coding sequence ATGCTCGGCATCGAAACGTCGTGCGACGAGACCGCGGCCGCGGTCGTGTCGGGCGACCCGGCGGGAGGCGACTGGCAGATCCACTCGAACGTCGTCGCATCGCAGGTGGCCATCCACCGTGAGTGGGGTGGGGTCGTCCCGGAACTGGCCTCCCGGCAGCACGTCCGCGACGTCCGCCCCGTCGTCGAGCGCGCCCTCGCGGACGCCGGCGTCGATTGGGCCGACCTGGGCGCGATGGCCGTGACGATCGGTCCGGGGCTCGTCGGGTCGCTCCTCGTCGGCGTGAGCTTCGCCAAGGCGGCCGCCTGGGCCCGGGGCCTGCCGCTCGTCGGCGTGAACCACATCGCGGGCCACGTCGAGTCCCTGTGGCTGGCCCACGGCACGCTGCCGGTGCCGGCCGTGGTCCTCGTCGTGTCGGGCGGGCACACGAGCCTCTATCACGTCCCAGACGCCGGGACCTATCGGCTCCTGGGACGCACACGCGACGACGCCGCCGGCGAGGCGTACGACAAGGTCGCCAAGCTGCTCGGCCTGGGGTATCCGGGCGGTCCCGTCATCGACCGCCTGGCCGCCACGGGACGGGACGACGCCGTCGAACTGCCGTTCACGCGGCTCACGCACCCGGACCGCAACGCGCCCGAGCGGGACGCGGCGCTCGACTTCAGCTTCAGCGGCGTGAAGACGGCCGTGCTCCGCCACGTCCGCGCCCGCCAGGCCGCGCTGGGCTGCGGCACCCTGCCGGACGCCGAGGTCGCCGACATCTGCGCCAGTTTCCAGCGCGTCGTCGTCCGGACGCTGGTCGCGCGCACCTTCGATGCCGCGCGCGCCGTTGGCGCCCGGGCCGTCGGGTTCGCGGGGGGCGTGTCGGCCAACCACCGGCTTCGCGCCGACGCCGAGACGCGCGGCGGGGCGCGCGATCTGCCGGTCTTCGTTCCGCCGCTGACGTTGGCGACCGACAACGCCGCCATGATCGCGGCCGCCGGCCTGCGCCGGTTCCACGCCGGCGACCGGGCCACCGACCGGCTGAACGCCGTGCCGGCCCTCGTGCTCGGCTGA
- a CDS encoding NUDIX domain-containing protein, which yields MAREYPSAPVAAVGAVVIDGEAVLLVRRALPPRQGEWSLPGGRLELGESMTDGVRREVREETGIEVEVGDVVEVFDRIHRDASGGIRYHFVIVDFLCRPVGGTLAAGDDAADARWVPRAEVAGLGVNAYAVSVIERGFRARAGAEGG from the coding sequence ATGGCTCGCGAGTATCCGAGCGCTCCGGTCGCCGCCGTCGGCGCCGTGGTGATCGACGGCGAGGCCGTGCTCCTGGTCCGACGGGCCCTTCCCCCGCGGCAGGGTGAGTGGTCGCTGCCGGGCGGACGCCTCGAACTCGGCGAGTCGATGACGGACGGCGTCCGAAGAGAGGTGCGGGAAGAAACCGGCATCGAGGTGGAGGTGGGCGACGTCGTGGAGGTGTTCGACCGGATCCATCGCGACGCGTCCGGCGGTATTCGCTATCACTTCGTCATCGTGGACTTCCTGTGCCGCCCCGTCGGCGGCACGCTGGCGGCCGGCGACGACGCCGCCGACGCGCGCTGGGTCCCGCGCGCGGAGGTGGCGGGGCTCGGCGTCAACGCCTACGCCGTGTCCGTCATCGAGCGAGGTTTTCGGGCCCGCGCCGGGGCCGAAGGCGGGTAG